The genomic interval CCTCGTGGCCCGGAGTATCGATGAAGGTGATCTTACGATCGATGTCTTCGTGGGTGTGCGTGACCTGGTAAGCACCGATGTGCTGCGTGATGCCGCCGTGCTCGCCCGCCATAACGTCGGACTTGCGGATGGCATCGAGCAGGCGGGTTTTACCGTGGTCAACGTGGCCCATGACGGTGACAACCGGAGGACGTGCCTCGAGGTCGTCGTCGCCTTCGGCTTCGAGCTCTGCTTCGAAGTCGATGTCGAAGCCGGAGAGCAGCTCGCGCTCCTCGTCCTCCGGCGAGACAACCTGGAGCTTGTAGCCGAGCTCCTCGCCGAGCAGTGCGAAGGTCTCCTCATCCAGCGACTGCGTGGCCGTGGCCATTTCGCCGAGGTGGAAGAGGACCGTCACCAGTGCTGCGGGGTTTGCCTCGATCTTGTCGGCGAAGTCCGTGATGGACGAGCCACGGCGAAGCCGGACTACGGTGTTGCCGTCGCCGCGGGGTACGCTCACGCCACCCAGCGAAGGGGCACTCATCTGCTCGAGTTCCTGGCGCTTGGCACGCTTCGACTTGCGCTGCTTGCCACGGCCTGCGCCGCCCTTACCAAAGGCACCCTGGGTGCCACCGCGACCGCGGCCACCCTTGCCGAAGCCACCGCCGGCCGGAGCGCCGCCACCGGCACCCGGTGCGCCACCGGTGCCTGGAGCGCCACCCGGACGTCCGGGACCACGGGCGCCGCCACCGGGACGGCCTGCACCAGCGGGTGCGGGACGCTCAGTGCGGTTGGGCATCATGCCCGGAGTAGGACGGTTTCCACCGGCACCCGCGGGACGGGGTGCACCCGGACGGGGTCCACCTGAGCCAGCAGCCGGACGGGGGCCACCAGCACCGGCTGCGGGACGCGGACCACCGGGACGGGGGCCGCCTGCACCGGCTGCGGGGCGCGGACCACCGGGACGGTCGCCGTCGGGACGGCCACCGGAGCGGGGCATGCCCTGCGAAGGAGCGAACGGGTTGTTGCCCGGACGGGGAGCACGCTCTCCGTCGCCACCGCGGCCGCGGGGCATGCCCTGGGACGTGGCGAACGGGTTGTTGCCCGGACGAGGACCGCCGGGACGCGGTGCGGAGCCGCCCTGCGAACCACCCTGCGCTGATCCGCCGGAGCGGGTCGGTGCAGCCGGGGCTTCAGCCTTCGGTGCCGGACGGGCACCGGGCTTTGCGCCGGTGGACGGTGCACTTGCAGCCGGAGCAGCTGGTGCCGCCGGGGCTGAAGGGGCTGCCGAAACGGGAGCGGGTGCAGCCGGAGCCGGAGCCGCAGCAGCTGGTGCCGCCGGGGCTGAGGGAGCTGCGGGGCCCGGAGCAGGTGCTGCGGGTCGTGTGTCGGCCGACGGGGCAGGCGCCTTGGGCGCGGCTGCCGGAGCTGCGGTCTTGGCAGCTGCGTCGGGGTAGGCGTTGCGGAGTTTCCGCACCACCGGGGCCTCAATGGTTGAAGAGGCGGAGCGAACGAATTCGCCCAGTTCCTGCAGTTTGGTTACTGCATCTTTGGAAGTAATACCGAGCTCTTTAGCAAGCTCGTGTACGCGGACCTTGGCCACATTTCTCCTGTCTCGGTCCGCACCGAGCCAGGCACGAACCGTCTACTTCTTACTGCGGGCCCCAGCCGCGGGTGCAACTACAGGGCCCATTGCAGAGCGCAACAAAGTTGTCATCGTTGCGCACTCATCGCTGGGAACTCATCGGGTTTCCATCAGTTTTCTGACCCGCTTTCAGGTTGGACGGTTTTTGCTGCAGCTACCAGGGGTACCTGCAACGGGCCGGCTTCCTGCTTGCCTGCCATGATCCGGCGTTCGACGGCGGTGGACCCGGTTGCGCCGTTGAGGGCCCTTCCGAATGCTCGCCGTTTGACCGCCAGGGCCAGGCACGCTTCGCTGGAGTGCAGCCATGCACCCCTGCCAGCCATCCGGCGTCGTTCGTCTACCAGCACTGCGGTGGAACCGCTGCCTTCGGCGACGAGCCGGAGTAACTCAGACCGCGGAGCCTTTTTCCGGCATCCGATGCAGGTACGCTGCGGTTGATCCTCGGTGTGAAGCACTTCTGCCACGGTGAGTATCTTCCTGACGTTCATAACTGCCGGCCTTGAGGCCCCACCCGCATCGGCGGAACGGGAATTCTCAGGGCACACGAATACCGGCCGTTAGGCGCGGTCATGTCTATTCTAGCCCCTCGGGCCAGTTCTGCCCGAAACCGGGGCTTCGGCCGAAGGCATCCGCCGCCGGCCGCCGCCCCGGAACCGGATTAGCTTTCGCGCGGAGGGGCAGCGTCCGAGACGATATCGATCCGCCAGCCCGTCAGCTTGGCCGCCAGCCGGGCGTTCTGACCCTCTTTGCCGATGGCCAGCGAGAGCTGGTAGTCCGGGACCACCACACGCGCGGAGCGGGTGGCCTCGTCCACGATGGTGACCGAATTCACACGCGACGGGGAAAGTGCACTGGCAATAAACGTTGCCGGATCCTCGCTGAAGTCGACGATGTCGATTTTTTCGTCGTTCAGTTCCGTCATAACGGCGCGGACGCGGGAACCCATTTCGCCGATGCAGGCGCCCTTGGCGTTGATGCCCTGGGTGTGGGCCTTGACCGCGATCTTGGTACGGTGGCCGGCCTCGCGGGCCAGTGCCACGATCTCCACCGAGCGGTCCGCGATCTCCGGGACCTCCAGTTCGAAGAGCTTCCGGACGAGGCCCGGGTGTGAACGGGACAGGGTGACGGACGGGCCCTTGGTGCCGCGGTGGACATCGATAACGATGGCGCGGAGCCGGTTGCCGTGGATGTACTTCTCCCCCGGCACCTGTTCGGGCGGCGGCAGCAGGGCCTCCACCGAACCCAGGTTGACCTGGATCATGTGCGGGTTGTTGCCCTGCTGGATCAGGCCGGCCACAAGTTCACCCTCGCGGCCCTTGAACTCACCCAGGATGGCGTCGTCCTCGACGTCGCGCAGGCGCTGCAGGATGATCTGGCGTGCGGTGCTCGCCGCGATACGGCCGAAGCCCGCAGGCGTGTCCTCGAACTCGCCAATGGGGGCGCCGTCGTCGTCGATCTCCACGGCCCAGATGGTTACGTGGCCGCTCTTGCGGTCCAGCTCGGCCCGGGCCTTCTCGAAGGCTCCGGGCGATTTGTGGTACGCCACCAGGAGCGCCTGCTCGATGGTGGGGATCAGGAGGTCCAGCGGAATTTCGCGCTCACGCTCCAGTAGTCTCAGCGCGCTCATGTCAATATCCATCAGGCCTCCTCAGAAGGTCCATTGTGCTCAGGTTCCAGACCAGCTTCTTCGAGGTGGCTGAATTCGATCTCGACTTTTCCGTTGCGGATCCTGTCGAAAGGAAGAATTTGGGGCTCGCCCTGCTTGGGCTTCATGCCCTTCTTGACGGCGATCTCCGGGATGATGGTGACGCCGGACTCGTCCACGGACTGGACCCTGCCGGTGACGTTTTCGCCCTGGATGACGTTGACCTTGACCATCCGGCCCCGGGCGCGGTGCCAGTGCCGGACTTCGGTGAGGGGACGCGCGACGCCCGGGGAGGAAACCTCGAGGTCGTAGGGGCGCCCGTCGTCTGCGGGATCATTGTCCAGGACGTCGGAGAGGACCCTGGAGATGTCCGCGATGACATCGAGGTTTACGCCGCCGGTTTCCTCCTGCGGCAGGTCAACCACCACGTGGACCACTCGGTGTGAACCGGCCAGGATGGACACGTCCTCGAGGTACAGGCGGTTGGCCTGGACCGCCGGTTCCAGCAGCGCCCGGAGCCTGACGGCTTCGGGATTGTTGGCGGGCGCAGCAACAGCGGTACCCGTTCCGGTAGCGTCTGATGAAGTCGTGGCTTCTGCATTACTCACGATGCCGGCCGCCTTCCAATAGATGATGTTGTGACTACTAGCCTAACGATTTTCCAGCCACAGTGGTGCACGAAGATTCGCATCAGGCGTGAGAACATGGTCTGTTGTGAAAGACGACACGCAGGAAACCGGCCGCCGCAGGCGTTATTTCCAGTACGCCGTTTTTGCGCTGGCCGCGCTTCTGGTGGTGAGCCTCGGATTGGTGCTCATCCCCCGCGAACCGTCCCCGCCTGCGGCGCCGCCGTTTTCCGAGCAGGCAAGGGCCTCCGCGTTCGCGGATTCCCTGACCCTCAGGGCCGCTGGCCTGGACCTCGAAGGCACTGCCGGCGCCACTGCGCCGGCCCCACAGGCGGCCGCCCTGGCCCGGATTGTGACTTTGCTGACTGTCCAGGCCCGGGCGTTGATGCTGCCGGCTGATGCGGCCGGCGATCCTGCCCTGGACGGCGCGGCTACTGCCCCCGTCCGTGCCCCGTCCACGGCGCTGACCACCGTCCCTGCCCCGTCCACTGTCACGCCGCCGTCCACCACCGCGGACTTCGCCGCTGCCCTCCACGCAAGCGGGACACAGCGGCTCCACGATGCCGAAACGGCCGACGGCGGCATGGCCCGCCTTCTCGCCGGGACCGGTACTGCCCAGCTTCTGGCTGCAGAGGACCTGGCCTCGGCGACCGGGATCGCGTTGGCTGCACTTCCGGGTTCCGGCCCCTCCTCCCCCGCATCGCCGGCGCACACCCTGCCCGTTTCGGCTCCAGCAGCCGGCTGTGCCAGCGAAGCAGCCGACCCCGCCGCCAGCACTGGCGTGGACCTCGGCTCAGCCTTGGCCTCGGCCGTGCAGGGCGAGCTGGAACTGGTCTACGCGTACCAGGCCGCGCTGACCAGGCTTAACTCCGGGTCCGCTGCACCGGCGTCGATCTTCCTGGCCCAGCACGGCGTCCTCCGGGGCGAAGCGGAGGCCATGGGCAGGTCCCGCTGCGCCACGGTACCCCCGAGGCAGCCCGGCTATGTCCTGAGCCAGGCGTTCCTGGCCGACCCTGCAGATGGGCTGGGAACCCTGGAGTCGGGGACACTTCCGGTACTAGGCGACGTGGTGGCGCTCAGCGAGGGGCGCGAACGGGTATGGGCACTCTCGGCACTTCAGTCGGCGGCCCGGCGGACCGTCCATTGGCGTGCGTCGCCAGGCCCGGTCCCCGGCCTGGTCCTGGACGAAGCACTCCTGCCGCCACTGCCGGAGCCTGTATCAACTCCCGGGACTTCCACAACCAGCACTCCCGGCAATTCGTAGCCAAGGCACGGCACACTGGCCAGGCGCAGGCACTAATGCTTTGCTGGAGGCATGGACAGTGCCGGCGCCCCCGCCCTTCATGAGAATGAGCCCCACCAAAACGACGTCGCTCAGCGCCTGAACTGGCTGCGAGCCGGCGTGCTGGGTGCCAATGACGGCATCGTCTCGGTCGCCGCAATCGTGGTGGGCGTCGCCGGTGTCACCACGCAGTCCGGACCGATCCTCGTCGCCGGCACGGCCGGCCTGGTGGGTGGAGCGGTATCCATGGCCCTGGGCGAGTACGTGTCCGTCAGCAGCCAGAAGGACAGCCAGCGGGCCCTGATCGAAAAGGAACGCCTGGAACTGCAGGAACAGCCGGAGGAAGAGCTGGAGGAACTCGCGGCGATCTACCAGGGCAAGGGGCTGAGCCTGGACACAGCAAGGAAAGTAGCGCGGGAGCTGACGGCCCACGATGCCCTGGGCGCGCACCTCTCCGCCGAACTGAACATCGACGAAACAGACATTGCGAGCCCCTGGAATGCAGCCTTTGCTTCGGCAATTGCGTTCGTCACCGGCGCCATCCTGCCGATGGCCGCCATCCTGCTGCCACCGGAGAACATCCGGGTCCCCCTGACGTTCGCGGCCGTGCTGGCGGCCCTCGCTGCCACCGGGGCGCTGGGCGCCTGGATCGGCGGCGGTTCGAAGCTGCGGGCCGCCGCCAGGGTGGTGGCGGGCGGGGCTTTGGCCCTGGCTGCCACGTTCTCCATCGGCAACCTGCTTGGCGCAAGCGGCGTCCTGTGAGTGTCCAGATTGGCGTGCCGATCCCGCCAGCCCTCAGCGGGCGTTACAGCCACAGCAGCGCGGGACGGGCCTGGCTTTCCTCCCTCCCGGGACTGGTGCAGGGGCGGCTGGAGCATTGGGAACTGACTGTTGACCTGGAAGCCGGTGCGCTCCCGTGGCATGGCCACGGCGGCGTGGTGATTCCAGTCCGCCGGACGGACGGGACACCGGCGGCGCTCAAAATCGCGTTTCCCCACGATGAGGCACGGATGGAACGCCATGCGCTGGCACTCTGGGGCGGCTCCGGCGCCGTCCGGCTGTTGGAATCCGACGCCGGAACGTGCGCCATGCTGCTTGAGCGGCTGAATGCGGACTCCTCGCTCCAGACCCTTCCGCTGGATCAAGCGGCGGTGGCGTGGGGCAGCACCGTGCGGCAGTTGGGACTGGTGCCGGACGGCCGGCCGCAGTGGCAGGAGTTCGATCACATCGCCGGGCGGGCCGAACAATGGAGCGATGACCTGCCCGCCGACTGGGAACAGCAGGGCCGCCCGTTCCCGCGCTGGCTACTGGAGGCGGCCCTGGAAGTCTGCCAGACCCGCGGCGCCGTTGGACGCCGCTCGGGCCGCGATGTCCTGGTCCATACGGACCTGCATTTCCTGAACATCCTGGCCCGGCCCCACACCATCAGCGGAGGGCTGCCCGGGGAGGCCTTTGTCGCCATCGACCCGCAGCCCATGATCGGCGAACCGGAGTTCGCGGTGGCACCGCTGCTGTGGAACCGCCTCGACGACCTGCCCCGGAGCGATCCGGCCGGAGGGTTGAGGCGGCGGTGCCAGGACTTCAGCGCCGCGGCCGGCCTCGACGCGGAAGCTGCGCGCCAGTGGGCCGTGGCACGCGAAGTGGAGAACGCCCTCTGCTACGCGTCCTTGCCGCGCCACCAGGGAGATCTGGCCCGGTCACTCTGGGTGGCCAGCACCCTTGCCGGACGGACCCTCGATGGTCTCCCCTCTGCGCATGCCCTGCCTGAGCCGGGCCAGGGCGACAGCTGAGCGATGGGTGCCTCCCGGGCGGGACTGTGCCTCGCCGGCGGTCAGCCCGCTGCCCGCACAGCCGCCAAAGCGGAGCTGACCGCCTCGACGGCAGTGCCGACGTCGTCCGCGTCAGTGCTCCAGTTACTGACCGAGACGCGCAGGACATCCCTGCCCTGCCAGCGTGAACCGGACATCCAGACCTTGCCGTCCTCGATCACCCGGGCTGTCACGGCGCGTGTGGTGGCATCGTCCCCGAAGGCGAGCGAAACCTGCGTATAGTCCACCGTGTTGAGCACCTCGATGCCCTCGAGTGCGGCGAGTTGTTCTGCCAGTTGACCGGCGAGCAGCACCATCTCACGGACTTGGTGCGCCACGCCCTCCCGGCCAAGCGACCTCAGCGCCGCCCACACTGGCACACCGCGGGCCCGGCGCGAGAGCTCGGGGACCTTTTCAAGCGGGTCGGCCGCACCGTCGGCGGCCCGGATCAGATAGCTGGCATGCACGCCCATGGCCGAGCGCAAGGCTGCGGCGTCCCTGACCACTGCTATGCCGCAGTCGTAGGGAACATTGAGGGTCTTATGCGCGTCGCTGGCCCACGAGTCCGCCAAGTCCATGCCGTCGGTAAGCGCGGCAAGTTCGGGCACGGCGGCGGCCCAGAGCCCGAAAGCCCCGTCCACATGGACCCAGGCGCTGTGGGACTTCGCTACGGCGACAGCCTCGATGAAGGGATCGAAGGCTCCCGAGTGCAGGTTCCCGGCCTGGAGGCACACGAGCGCCGGGCCGGTGGCTGCGGACAGCTGCCGGTCCAGCTCGTCGGGAAGGATCCTGCCCTGCCGATCCGCCGGTACCGTTGCTGGCCGCCCCAGCCCCAGATACCGCAGGGCCAGATCGACCGAGTCGTGGCGTTCCTGTCCGACGAGACAGCGGATGAGCGGTGCGCCGAATAGCCCGTCGCGCTCCAAGTCCCAGCCGGCGTCGGCGAGCAGGCTCCAGCGGGCGGCGGCCAACCCGGCGAAGTTGGCCATCGTGGCTCCGGTGACAAAGCCGACGTCGGATCCGTCCGGGAGGCCCAGAAGGTCAACGAGCCAGCGCCCGGCCGCGTCCTCGATGGCCGCCATTGCAGGCGCGGAGACGCGGAGCACCGCGTTCTGGTCCCACGCGCTGACCAGCCAGTCGGCTGCCAGGGCGGCGGGCAGCGTTCCGCCGATCACCCAGCCGAAAAAGCGCCCGGAGGGCATGGCCATCAGCCCCGGTTCGGCCTTGTCCGCCAGGTAGTCAACCACAGCTGCGGCAGACATGCCTTGCTCGGGAAGGGGTCCGCCGAAGGCAGCCGCGAGATCGTGGGCGCTTTGGGCGGGCCCGACGCGCCTGTCCGGCAGGCTCGCCAGCCACTCACCGGCGCGACGGGCCGCGGCTGACAACGCTTCCGAATAGGGTTCCCCGCCTGCGGACATACCTGCATGGTACGCCCGGCCAAGCAGGGCTGCGACGGATACAGGCTACGCGGTTTCCGCCACCCGGTCAGGCGAAGTTTTCCTGCCAGACGTCGACGCCGAGTTTGATGATCAGGGCGCCCACCACCAGCAGGAATACAACGCGGATGAAGCGGCTACCCTGCTTCACGGCAGTCCGCGCGCCCAGGTAGCCGCCGGCCATGTTGGCCAGGCCCAGCAGCAGCCCGACACCCCAGAGGATTGACCCATGGGGCAGGAAGAACAGCAGGGCGCCGGCGTTCGTGGCCATGTTCACGATCTTGGCTTTGGCGCTTGCCTCCAGGAAGGCATAGCCCATCGCCGAGACGAGCGCGATGATGAGGAAGGAGCCGGTGCCCGGTCCAATCAGGCCGTCATAGAAGCCAATCACGGCCCCGATCATGCATGCCACCACGTAGTGCGTGCGGCCATCGTGCCGCAGCACGGTGAGGTCACCGACGTTGGGCTTCAGCGCCGTAAAAAGCGCCACGACGACCAGCGCCACCACGATGATCGGCTTGAAGACACTCGCCGGCAGCGTGGCGGCCAGCACCGCCCCGGCGAAACTCCCGGCAAGGGCGATCACCGCCATGGGCACGGCTGTCCGAAGGTCCGGTTTCACCCGACCGTAGTACGTCACAGCACTCGTGGCGGTGCCGAAAATTGACCCCATCTTGTTGGTGGCCAAGGCCTGGACCGGCGTAATCCCGGGTACCAGCAGCATGGCCGGCAGCTGGAGCAGACCGCCGCCGCCCACCACGGCGTCCACCCAGCCGGCAGCAAATCCAGCCACCACAATCAGGATGATCGTGGTGAGCTGGATCGACTCGAACCCGGAAATCACCGCCGCAGGTCAGCTGCGGACGGCGGTGACCACATAGTCAACGGCCTTGTCCACGGCCACGTTCTCCGCTTCGCCGCTGCGGCGGTCCTTGATCTCGACAACGCCGTCCACCAGGCCGCGGCCGACGGCCAGGATGGTGGGGACGCCGACGAGTTCCGCATCGCCGAACTTTACGCCCGGGGAGACCTTCGGCCGGTCATCGTAGATGACGTCCAGGCCAGCGGCCTCGAGTTCCAGGGCCAGCTGCTCGGCGGTGGCAAAGATTTCCTCGCCGCGGCCGACAGCCACTACATGGACATCGGCGGGGGCAACGGCGCGGGGCCAGACCAGACCCTTGTCATCGTGGTTGGATTCGGCCAGTGCGGCGACGGCACGGGTGACACCAACACCGTAGGAGCCCATGGTAACCACCACCTGCTTGCCGTTCTGGTCCAGGACCTTCAGTTCGAGGGCCTCAGCGTACTTGCGGCCCAGCTGGAAGATGTGGCCCATTTCGATGCCGCGGGCCGTCTCCAGCGGACCGGAGCCGTCCGGGGCCGGGTCACCCTCGCGGACGTCGGTGCACTCGATGACGCCGTCCCAGGTGAAGTCGCGGCCGGCGACCAGGCCGTACACGTGCTTTCCGGCTTCGTTGGCCCCGGTGATCCAGGCCGTGCCGCTGACAACGCGGGGATCCACCAGGTAGAGGAGCTTGGTTGAGCTTTCGCTGCCCAGCAGGGGTTGGTCCAGCGTCAGGCCGGGTCCAAGGTAGCCCTTGACGATGAGGGGCTGCTTCTTGAGGTCGTCGTCGTTGGCTGCTTCGATCGTGATCTCGCCGCCGATGGGTAGGAAGGAACCGAGGTTGGCTTCCACACGCTTCAAGTCAACGCCGCGGTCACCCGGCAGTCCGATGACCACAAGCTGGCGCTCACCAGTGGGCAGGGTGACGGCAAGAACCACGTTCTTGAGGGTGTCGGCGCCAGTCCACGCGCCGCCGTCGGCCTCGCTCCGGGGAGCCAGTTCGTTGGACGCGGCAACCAGCGTGTCGATGGTGGGAGTGTTCGGGGTATCGAGGACCTCGGCGGCAGGGGCGTTGCTGAAGTCGATGTCGGCCGGAACAACGGTGGTGACGGCCTCAACGTTGGCTGCATAGCCGCCGGCGGAGCGCACGAAAGTGTCTTCGCCGATCTCGGTGGGGTGCAGGAACTCTTCGCTCTTGGACCCACCCATGGCGCCGGCGGTGGCCGCAACGGGAATGACTTCCAGGCCCAGGCGCGCAAAGATCTTCAGGTAGGCGCCACGGTGGGCGGCGTAGCTGGCGTCCAGGCCGGCGTCGTCCACGTCGAAGGAGTAGGAATCCTTCATGATGAACTCGCGGCCGCGCAGCAGGCCCGCGCGGGGGCGTGCTTCGTCGCGGTATTTGTTCTGGATCTGATACAGGCTCAGGGGCAGGTCCTTGTAGGACGAGTACAGGTCCTTGACCAGAAGCGTGAACATTTCCTCGTGCGTGGGGGCCAGCAGGTAGTCGGCACCCTTACGGTCCTGGAGCCGGAACAGACCCTCGCCGTATTCCGTCCAGCGGTTAGTGACCTCGTAGGGCTCGCGCGGCAGCAGCGCCGGGAAGTGGACTTCCTGGGCACCGATGGCGTCCATTTCCTCGCGGACGACTGCCTCGACCTTGCGCAGCACGCTCAGCCCCAGCGGAAGCCAGGTGTAGATGCCGGGCGCCGCGCGGCGGATGTAGCCGGCCCGGACCAGGAGCCGGTGGCTGGCGACCTCAGCGTCGACGGGATCTTCACGCAAGGTGCGCAGGAAAAGCTTGGACATTCTTGTGACCACGGGTGGGTTATCCGTTTCTGGGGAGTAGCTGCTGGAAAGCAGAGCCGGGCAATTCTTCTGGGTACTAATCTACCGGCTATCCACGGCACGCCAGGCGGCGGAACCTGAGCCGGGCCAGAGCCGCGGGGGCGGGACGCAATAGAGCCACGCCCGGCATGCAAAGCCCCTGGCCGTAAACGGCTGGTCATTACATGCGGACGTGGCTCCATGGCCGTTGACGCCTAGGTACTGGTGAGGACTGGTGAGACCGCCCACCCACTCCAGCGCAGCTAGATCGAACATATGTGATAGCCGACACATCCACAAGAGTTTTTCCATTCGAAGTAATTGACGGCCGCCTTTGGCAGGTCTAGTTTGAATTCATCACCTGGTGAATTCAAACGCGGACTCCCAGCATTCGGAGGCATTAATGTCCCATTCAGCAGCTACCGCCCCGGCCGCCACGGAAGCCAGCATCGCTGTGGCCGCCACCACCCTGCACGTCACACGGGGAAAGGTTACCGTCCTGCGCGGCTTGGACTTTGCCATCCAGGCAGGCGAGATCACCGGGCTGCTGGGCCCGTCCGGCAGCGGCAAAACCACGCTCATGCGGGCCATCATGGGCGTCCAGATGCTCACGTCCGGCTCGGTCCAAGTGCTGGGGCTGCCCGCCGGGCACCCTGACCTGCGACACCGGGTGGGTTACGTGACCCAGTCCCCCAGCGTGTATCCGGACCTCACGGTCGAAGCCAATGTCCGCTACTTCGGCGCCATGCACCGCAAGGGCCGCGCCGAGGCCGCAGAGGCGATCGCCGCCGTCGGGCTTGATCCGCAGGCCAGGCAGAAAACCGGTGACCTCTCCGGCGGACAGCTGAGCCGGGTGTCGTTGGCCTGTGCCCTGGTGGCTCGCCCGAGCCTGCTGGTCCTGGATGAGCCAACCGTGGGCCTTGATCCGGTGCTCCGGGCTGACCTGTGGGACCGTTTCCGGTCCATGGCCGAGTCCGGGACCACCCTGCTGGTTTCCAGCCATGTGATGGAGGAAGCCAGCCATTGCGGATCACTCCTCCTGCTGCGGGAAGGAAAGCTCCTGGCGCAGCTGACGCCGGCGGAATTGAGTCAACGCGGGCACAGTGCCGATCTGGAGAAGGCTTTCCTGCACATCATCCAGGACACCGCCGAAGTGCCCAGCGGTTCCCCCGAAAGGACGGTACGGTCATGAACCTGTTGATGCTATTGGCCACCACCCGGCGCGTCCTGGACCAGCTCCGGCACGACCACCGCAGCATCGCGCTGATCCTGGTGGTCCCTGCGCTGCTGCTCACCGCCGTGTACTTTCTCTATGAGAATGAAACGCTGCCGCCGGGTATGCCCAGGACTTTTGACCGGGTTGGCCTGATGATGCTGGCGATCTTCCCGTTTGTGGTTATGTTCCTGGTTACGTCCATCACGATGCTGCGGGAACGCACCTCTGGAACCCTGGAACGGCTGCTGACCACTCCCATCCACAAGGCGGACCTGCTGTTCGGCTACGGGCTGGCATTTTCCATCATGGCCGCCCTGCAGTCGCTGGTGGCTGCCGCCGTCGCCTACTGGATCTTCGGGCTCGACATCCAAGGCAGCCCGGGACTGGTGGTCATGATTGCCGTGATCAATGCGGTTCTTGGCGTCGCGCTGGGGCTGCTCTGTTCGGCCTTCGCCCGGACGGAATTCCAGGCCGTGCAGTTCATGCCGGTGGTGGTAGTCCCGCAGATCCTGCTCTGTGGCCTCTTTGTGGCCCGCGAAAGGATGAACGAGGCCCTCGAGGCTGTGTCGAATGTCCTTCCACTGACTTTTTCGGTGGATGCACTGCAGGAGATCGCCGCCAACACCGAGCCCACAGACCAGCTGTGGATGGATGCCGGAGTCATCGTGGCCATTGTCCTGGCGGTCCTGGTGCTCGCATCCCTGACCCTGCGGCGGCGGACCGCGTGAACGGACAGCATGATCCGGCGGGCGCCCCGGGTCCCAGAGGCGGCGCGGCTGGTACGGGACGGCGGGGCCGGCGCGGCGGGGCCACCGAGTCGAGGGAACAGATCCTGGACACAGCCCGGAGGCTTTTCGCCGAACACGGCTTCGAAGGGACCAGCCTGCGCCAGATCGCCCGGGAAACCGGCGTGGACCCCGCAATGGTCCACCATTTCTTCAAGGGCAAGGACGAGCTTTTTGCGCTGAGTGTGGCACTGCCGGCCGACCCGGAGAAGGTCCTGGCAGGCGTCGACGGCTACTTGCCAGAGGACCGGGCAGAGGCGATCGTGCGGGCCGTGCTGCGCTTGTGGGAGAGCCCGGCCCAGCACAGTCTGGTGGCCTTCCTCAGGGGAACCATCG from Pseudarthrobacter sp. SSS035 carries:
- the infB gene encoding translation initiation factor IF-2, with translation MAKVRVHELAKELGITSKDAVTKLQELGEFVRSASSTIEAPVVRKLRNAYPDAAAKTAAPAAAPKAPAPSADTRPAAPAPGPAAPSAPAAPAAAAPAPAAPAPVSAAPSAPAAPAAPAASAPSTGAKPGARPAPKAEAPAAPTRSGGSAQGGSQGGSAPRPGGPRPGNNPFATSQGMPRGRGGDGERAPRPGNNPFAPSQGMPRSGGRPDGDRPGGPRPAAGAGGPRPGGPRPAAGAGGPRPAAGSGGPRPGAPRPAGAGGNRPTPGMMPNRTERPAPAGAGRPGGGARGPGRPGGAPGTGGAPGAGGGAPAGGGFGKGGRGRGGTQGAFGKGGAGRGKQRKSKRAKRQELEQMSAPSLGGVSVPRGDGNTVVRLRRGSSITDFADKIEANPAALVTVLFHLGEMATATQSLDEETFALLGEELGYKLQVVSPEDEERELLSGFDIDFEAELEAEGDDDLEARPPVVTVMGHVDHGKTRLLDAIRKSDVMAGEHGGITQHIGAYQVTHTHEDIDRKITFIDTPGHEAFTAMRARGAKVTDIAILVVAADDGVMPQTVEALNHAQAANVPIVVAVNKIDKEGANPEKVRGQLTEYGLVPEEYGGDTMFVEVSARQNLNIDELLEAVLLTADAALDMRANPNKDARGIAIEANLDKGRGSVATVLVQSGTLRVGDTIVAGTAHGRVRAMFDDDGSVLTEAGPSRPVQVLGLSNVPRAGDTFFVTADERTARQIAEKREAADRNAALAKRRKRISLEDFDQAVADGKIDTLNLILKGDVSGAVEALEDALLKIDVGEGVQLRVIHRGVGAITQNDVNLATVDSAVIIGFNVKPAERVAELADREGVDMRFYSVIYAAIDDIEMALKGMLKPEYEEVQLGTAEVREVFRSSKFGNIAGSIVRSGIIRRNTKARISRDGKIIGENLTVETLKRFKDDATEVRTDFECGIGLGSFNDITEGDIIETFEMREKPRV
- a CDS encoding YlxR family protein — its product is MNVRKILTVAEVLHTEDQPQRTCIGCRKKAPRSELLRLVAEGSGSTAVLVDERRRMAGRGAWLHSSEACLALAVKRRAFGRALNGATGSTAVERRIMAGKQEAGPLQVPLVAAAKTVQPESGSEN
- the nusA gene encoding transcription termination factor NusA, with product MDIDMSALRLLEREREIPLDLLIPTIEQALLVAYHKSPGAFEKARAELDRKSGHVTIWAVEIDDDGAPIGEFEDTPAGFGRIAASTARQIILQRLRDVEDDAILGEFKGREGELVAGLIQQGNNPHMIQVNLGSVEALLPPPEQVPGEKYIHGNRLRAIVIDVHRGTKGPSVTLSRSHPGLVRKLFELEVPEIADRSVEIVALAREAGHRTKIAVKAHTQGINAKGACIGEMGSRVRAVMTELNDEKIDIVDFSEDPATFIASALSPSRVNSVTIVDEATRSARVVVPDYQLSLAIGKEGQNARLAAKLTGWRIDIVSDAAPPRES
- the rimP gene encoding ribosome maturation factor RimP → MSNAEATTSSDATGTGTAVAAPANNPEAVRLRALLEPAVQANRLYLEDVSILAGSHRVVHVVVDLPQEETGGVNLDVIADISRVLSDVLDNDPADDGRPYDLEVSSPGVARPLTEVRHWHRARGRMVKVNVIQGENVTGRVQSVDESGVTIIPEIAVKKGMKPKQGEPQILPFDRIRNGKVEIEFSHLEEAGLEPEHNGPSEEA
- a CDS encoding DUF4439 domain-containing protein, which produces MKDDTQETGRRRRYFQYAVFALAALLVVSLGLVLIPREPSPPAAPPFSEQARASAFADSLTLRAAGLDLEGTAGATAPAPQAAALARIVTLLTVQARALMLPADAAGDPALDGAATAPVRAPSTALTTVPAPSTVTPPSTTADFAAALHASGTQRLHDAETADGGMARLLAGTGTAQLLAAEDLASATGIALAALPGSGPSSPASPAHTLPVSAPAAGCASEAADPAASTGVDLGSALASAVQGELELVYAYQAALTRLNSGSAAPASIFLAQHGVLRGEAEAMGRSRCATVPPRQPGYVLSQAFLADPADGLGTLESGTLPVLGDVVALSEGRERVWALSALQSAARRTVHWRASPGPVPGLVLDEALLPPLPEPVSTPGTSTTSTPGNS
- a CDS encoding VIT family protein; the encoded protein is MDSAGAPALHENEPHQNDVAQRLNWLRAGVLGANDGIVSVAAIVVGVAGVTTQSGPILVAGTAGLVGGAVSMALGEYVSVSSQKDSQRALIEKERLELQEQPEEELEELAAIYQGKGLSLDTARKVARELTAHDALGAHLSAELNIDETDIASPWNAAFASAIAFVTGAILPMAAILLPPENIRVPLTFAAVLAALAATGALGAWIGGGSKLRAAARVVAGGALALAATFSIGNLLGASGVL